Genomic window (Muntiacus reevesi chromosome 6, mMunRee1.1, whole genome shotgun sequence):
CCAAATCCagcaatgtataaaaagaattacaTGTCACGACCAACTACAATGTATTCTGGGTATGCAAGACCTGGTTCAATATTCAAACATCAATTAATGTAATCTAATCTATGTCAATAGACTAAACAAGAAAATCATATGATCTtatcaattgatgcagaaaaatcatttgacaaaatccaatacttatttatgataaaaattctcagcaaattaGGAATAGAggagaattattttaatttgataaagaaaatacacaaaaaaccCTGTCActaatatcattattttaaaagtgaaagactGAATACTTTTACCGTTaacatcaggaacaaggcaaagatACCTATTCTCACCATTCTTATTCATCATAGCACTGGATGTTCAAGCTAGCCCTACTCACTCTGTCTAAAACAGGCCTTAGGGGCGCGGCGAGGCGGTCCCTTCGAGTGTGGTAGTTCGCTCCCTGAAGGGAGTGAGGACGGTTAGGTGCTGCCGGCCACTTCCCCGTCTCTGGTAGACATTTCATGGTTCTTCAGTGGTTTAGATGTTGATTGGACTAGGCTGGACTCCAGACTTCAGTTTTGAGTTCAGATCTGCTCCATGTATCTTCATTGTGGAACCCGggctgaaaaagcaaaaatacgTGGAGTGTACTTTTCTTGGGGCTGAAGGGAGATGtcctttgcttctcagatgtaatgcACTTTAAATTTGTTATTCAACAGTGAAAATGAGTCATACAGAGGTAAAATTAAAAGTACCTTTTGGAAATAAATTGCTAGATGCTGTTTGTTTGGTACCTAACAAGAACTTAACATATGGAGTCATTCTTACACATGGAGCATCAGGAGATATGAATCTCCCTCATTTGACGTCACTGGCATCCCATCTTGCCTCTCATGGGTTTTTTTGTCTGAGATTTACCTGTAAAGGCCTTAATATTGTACATAGAATTAAGGCATATAAATCAGTTTTGAATTACTTAAAGACCTCGGGAGAATACAAACTTGCAGGTGTTTTTCTTGGAGGTCGTTCAATGGGCTCAAGAGCAGCTGCTTCTGTTCTGTGTCATATTGAGCCTGATGATGCTGATGACTTTGTTCGAGGTCTCATTTGTAtttcctatccactgcaccatcCAAAACAGCAGCATAAACTTAGAGATGAAGATCTCTTTCGTATAAAAGATCCTGTACTGTTTGTGTCAGGCTCAGCAGACGAAATGTGTGAAAAGAACTTGTTGGAGAAAGTGGCACAGAAAATGCAAGCTCCTCATAAAATCCACTGGATTGAGAAGGCAAATCATTCCATGGCAGTGAAAGGACGGTCAACAaatgatgttttcaaagaaataaatacacagattttGTTTTGGATCCAGGAAATCACTGAAACGGACAGGAAATAATGGTCTATAAGTTAAAGACTGTGTTATTTTGAATACAAATAGAGTTAATTTGTTAAAGAAGAGCATACTTCTCAGCATTATGAGATATATTTCAGACTATTTAATGTCTTTCATGTTCCcccatttttaaaacacattttaattgtGAAATTAATGTTCTCTAAAATGTCCCTTCAAAGTACTGGTACAGTTGTATAAAGATGATGTACAAATATTGAAAGTGgtctaaatataatttattttctttactatagttaagttttgaaaaattaaatgttgaattttgttacaacaacaacaacaaaaaataaaataaaataaaacaggccTTATATTGGCAATAGGGTTGGGAGTCTGGGAGTTATCACAGGAAAGAAACACACATGCATTTGGAAAGTAGCAAGTGGGTAGAACATCTGAGTTGTGTGAAGTACAGAGGTATAAATGGGTGGGAGATTTGAGCACGTACTAGCAAACTGGAAGtgtgcgttagtcgctcagttgtgtccagctctttgtgatcctatggactgtagcccaccggcttctctgtcctagagattttccaggcaagagtgccggagggggttgccatttccttctgcaggggatcttcccaaaccagagatcaaacccaggtctttcgtattgcaggcagatttttcactgtctgagccaccagggaagcccagacaactGGGCTTCTGGACAAGACCAGAATTCTTTCTCCCCATCAAGAGGTAACAAATAGGAGACACAAAGCGAGTGTCCCAGGTTACAAGTCCCCCCAACCCCATGTTCCCAGGAAACTGCCCAATGAATCACAGCAGCAAAACTACATCTGAGCAGCACAGCAGAAACGGTGACTCTTTGCACCTAAAGagcaattttaattttatcaggCCAGCTGGAGCTTGTTTTTGAGTCTGTGGAAAGATAGGAAGCTTGCAAACAGGAAGTTGGGATCTGGTTacactgagaaatctgtaatttTGTTCATGACTTTAGAGCAGAGGAATGTTCTGCTGAGAAGCAGCATTGCTGCAACAAAGtctaaaattttatatgtgtgtgtgtgattgtgtgtgtgtgtgtgtgtgtgtgtgtgtgtgtgtgtgtgtgtgtgtgtatgtatgtttaggCCAATTTGACTGCTTAGTGCTGGTTCTTATTCTTAAAGTTTGAGTGTTATCTTTGTTTTAGCCTAAGAAAAACCCTGTTCCCTTGTTTAGTGATGCTGTCTTCTTCCCAGGaggcttagtggtaaaaaaatcaTACTGCAATAAAGGagtcatgagtttgatccctgggtcaggaagaacccctggaggaggaaatggcaacccactctcactTGGAATATTCtc
Coding sequences:
- the LOC136170565 gene encoding testis-expressed protein 30 isoform X1 gives rise to the protein MSHTEVKLKVPFGNKLLDAVCLVPNKNLTYGVILTHGASGDMNLPHLTSLASHLASHGFFCLRFTCKGLNIVHRIKAYKSVLNYLKTSGEYKLAGVFLGGRSMGSRAAASVLCHIEPDDADDFVRGLICISYPLHHPKQQHKLRDEDLFRIKDPVLFVSGSADEMCEKNLLEKVAQKMQAPHKIHWIEKANHSMAVKGRSTNDVFKEINTQILFWIQEITETDRK
- the LOC136170565 gene encoding testis-expressed protein 30 isoform X2, with the protein product MNLPHLTSLASHLASHGFFCLRFTCKGLNIVHRIKAYKSVLNYLKTSGEYKLAGVFLGGRSMGSRAAASVLCHIEPDDADDFVRGLICISYPLHHPKQQHKLRDEDLFRIKDPVLFVSGSADEMCEKNLLEKVAQKMQAPHKIHWIEKANHSMAVKGRSTNDVFKEINTQILFWIQEITETDRK